From the genome of Halictus rubicundus isolate RS-2024b chromosome 2, iyHalRubi1_principal, whole genome shotgun sequence, one region includes:
- the LOC143365829 gene encoding uncharacterized protein LOC143365829 isoform X1: MSDIKSVLSLLCQHLKLSIKVSMKPEYFRLAKFNDTAENVVKVFWETLNILSYCVVQEKQIEVDFQHYGKYFWSCVFTLFICIQSVFSRVYLLRLSIFLDTVWATKLYFAYLQYPSVEFYASSKHDKNGRQLLLALAWLLGTQDALDTIIRVNVSNGVLGRECSKPNDSEEREIEHDVPETMVAQMNGMVRLHGKVNYNIREIYNLVSERANLISKVHAATINVSGLPHLSVSELALIKRIATADKSELSQADKKYMQELLAAGNLLDVHAKWRRKEHIFFEWMVTVVQEHKNHSSTSSNDMNWNEILKFISVLHRIMQERLEASSCQENRGCKNQTFESVSRLMRIEMGRDIMENRLTEISAELEKETKSLSESKEKLSEELRKLLHLIPSCIQL; this comes from the exons ATGTCCGATATAAAAAGTGTTTTGTCCTTGCTGTGCCAGCATTTGAAACTGTCGATCAAAGTTTCAATGAAACCGGAGTATTTTAGACTAGCAAAATTTAACGACACTGCAGAAAATGTT GTGAAGGTATTCTGGGAAACGTTAAATATCTTGAGTTACTGTGTCGTACAAGAAAAGCAAATTGAAGTCGACTTTCAACATTATGGTAAATATTTTTGGTCCTGTGTTTTCACTCTATTTATATGTATTCAATCTGTATTCTCTAGAGTATATTTGTTAAGACTGAGCATATTTTTAGATACAGTGTGGGCCACCAAATTGTATTTTGCGTATCTACAGTATCCTTCCGTCGAGTTTTATGCTTCTAGCAAGCACGATAAAAACGGCAGACAATTATTATTAGCATTAGCTTGGCTTCTTGGAACTCAAGATGCTCTAGATACTATAATTCGTGTGAATGTTTCGAATGGTGTTCTTGGAAGGGAATGTTCCAAGCCAAACGATTCAGAA GAAAGAGAAATAGAGCACGACGTGCCAGAAACAATGGTTGCCCAAATGAACGGTATGGTACGTTTACATGGTAAAGTGAATTACAATATCAGAGAGATATATAATCTCGTTTCCGAGAGAGCTAATTTAATAAGCAAAGTTCATGCTGCAACTATTAATGTCAGCGGTCTCCCGCATTTGAGCGTATCTGAACTGGCTCTAATAAAACGTATTGCGACTGCTGATAAAAGTGAGCTATCCCAGGCTGACAAGAAATACATGCAGGAATTATTAGCTGCTGGAAATTTGCTGGATGTGCATGCCAAATGGCGGAGGAAAGAACATATTTTCTTCGAATGGATG GTAACGGTAGTGCAAGAACACAAGAATCATTCGAGTACCAGTTCGAACGACATGAACtggaatgaaattttaaaattcatatCCGTGTTGCACCGAATAATGCAAGAAAGACTCGAAGCTTCGTCTTGCCAAGAGAACCGTGGCTGTAAGAATCAGACATTCGAAAGTGTGTCACGGTTAATGAGGATTGAAATGGGCCGTGATATAATGGAGAATCGGTTGACAGAGATATCAGCGGAATTGGAGAAAGAGACGAAAAGTCTGTCGGAAAGCAAGGAAAAATTATCCGAGGAGTTGAGGAAACTTCTACATTTAATTCCTTCGTGTATACAACTTTGA
- the LOC143365829 gene encoding tubulin epsilon and delta complex protein 1 isoform X3, which yields MSDIKSVLSLLCQHLKLSIKVSMKPEYFRLAKFNDTAENVVKVFWETLNILSYCVVQEKQIEVDFQHYDTVWATKLYFAYLQYPSVEFYASSKHDKNGRQLLLALAWLLGTQDALDTIIRVNVSNGVLGRECSKPNDSEEREIEHDVPETMVAQMNGMVRLHGKVNYNIREIYNLVSERANLISKVHAATINVSGLPHLSVSELALIKRIATADKSELSQADKKYMQELLAAGNLLDVHAKWRRKEHIFFEWMVTVVQEHKNHSSTSSNDMNWNEILKFISVLHRIMQERLEASSCQENRGCKNQTFESVSRLMRIEMGRDIMENRLTEISAELEKETKSLSESKEKLSEELRKLLHLIPSCIQL from the exons ATGTCCGATATAAAAAGTGTTTTGTCCTTGCTGTGCCAGCATTTGAAACTGTCGATCAAAGTTTCAATGAAACCGGAGTATTTTAGACTAGCAAAATTTAACGACACTGCAGAAAATGTT GTGAAGGTATTCTGGGAAACGTTAAATATCTTGAGTTACTGTGTCGTACAAGAAAAGCAAATTGAAGTCGACTTTCAACATTATG ATACAGTGTGGGCCACCAAATTGTATTTTGCGTATCTACAGTATCCTTCCGTCGAGTTTTATGCTTCTAGCAAGCACGATAAAAACGGCAGACAATTATTATTAGCATTAGCTTGGCTTCTTGGAACTCAAGATGCTCTAGATACTATAATTCGTGTGAATGTTTCGAATGGTGTTCTTGGAAGGGAATGTTCCAAGCCAAACGATTCAGAA GAAAGAGAAATAGAGCACGACGTGCCAGAAACAATGGTTGCCCAAATGAACGGTATGGTACGTTTACATGGTAAAGTGAATTACAATATCAGAGAGATATATAATCTCGTTTCCGAGAGAGCTAATTTAATAAGCAAAGTTCATGCTGCAACTATTAATGTCAGCGGTCTCCCGCATTTGAGCGTATCTGAACTGGCTCTAATAAAACGTATTGCGACTGCTGATAAAAGTGAGCTATCCCAGGCTGACAAGAAATACATGCAGGAATTATTAGCTGCTGGAAATTTGCTGGATGTGCATGCCAAATGGCGGAGGAAAGAACATATTTTCTTCGAATGGATG GTAACGGTAGTGCAAGAACACAAGAATCATTCGAGTACCAGTTCGAACGACATGAACtggaatgaaattttaaaattcatatCCGTGTTGCACCGAATAATGCAAGAAAGACTCGAAGCTTCGTCTTGCCAAGAGAACCGTGGCTGTAAGAATCAGACATTCGAAAGTGTGTCACGGTTAATGAGGATTGAAATGGGCCGTGATATAATGGAGAATCGGTTGACAGAGATATCAGCGGAATTGGAGAAAGAGACGAAAAGTCTGTCGGAAAGCAAGGAAAAATTATCCGAGGAGTTGAGGAAACTTCTACATTTAATTCCTTCGTGTATACAACTTTGA
- the LOC143365829 gene encoding uncharacterized protein LOC143365829 isoform X2, whose amino-acid sequence MKPEYFRLAKFNDTAENVVKVFWETLNILSYCVVQEKQIEVDFQHYGKYFWSCVFTLFICIQSVFSRVYLLRLSIFLDTVWATKLYFAYLQYPSVEFYASSKHDKNGRQLLLALAWLLGTQDALDTIIRVNVSNGVLGRECSKPNDSEEREIEHDVPETMVAQMNGMVRLHGKVNYNIREIYNLVSERANLISKVHAATINVSGLPHLSVSELALIKRIATADKSELSQADKKYMQELLAAGNLLDVHAKWRRKEHIFFEWMVTVVQEHKNHSSTSSNDMNWNEILKFISVLHRIMQERLEASSCQENRGCKNQTFESVSRLMRIEMGRDIMENRLTEISAELEKETKSLSESKEKLSEELRKLLHLIPSCIQL is encoded by the exons ATGAAACCGGAGTATTTTAGACTAGCAAAATTTAACGACACTGCAGAAAATGTT GTGAAGGTATTCTGGGAAACGTTAAATATCTTGAGTTACTGTGTCGTACAAGAAAAGCAAATTGAAGTCGACTTTCAACATTATGGTAAATATTTTTGGTCCTGTGTTTTCACTCTATTTATATGTATTCAATCTGTATTCTCTAGAGTATATTTGTTAAGACTGAGCATATTTTTAGATACAGTGTGGGCCACCAAATTGTATTTTGCGTATCTACAGTATCCTTCCGTCGAGTTTTATGCTTCTAGCAAGCACGATAAAAACGGCAGACAATTATTATTAGCATTAGCTTGGCTTCTTGGAACTCAAGATGCTCTAGATACTATAATTCGTGTGAATGTTTCGAATGGTGTTCTTGGAAGGGAATGTTCCAAGCCAAACGATTCAGAA GAAAGAGAAATAGAGCACGACGTGCCAGAAACAATGGTTGCCCAAATGAACGGTATGGTACGTTTACATGGTAAAGTGAATTACAATATCAGAGAGATATATAATCTCGTTTCCGAGAGAGCTAATTTAATAAGCAAAGTTCATGCTGCAACTATTAATGTCAGCGGTCTCCCGCATTTGAGCGTATCTGAACTGGCTCTAATAAAACGTATTGCGACTGCTGATAAAAGTGAGCTATCCCAGGCTGACAAGAAATACATGCAGGAATTATTAGCTGCTGGAAATTTGCTGGATGTGCATGCCAAATGGCGGAGGAAAGAACATATTTTCTTCGAATGGATG GTAACGGTAGTGCAAGAACACAAGAATCATTCGAGTACCAGTTCGAACGACATGAACtggaatgaaattttaaaattcatatCCGTGTTGCACCGAATAATGCAAGAAAGACTCGAAGCTTCGTCTTGCCAAGAGAACCGTGGCTGTAAGAATCAGACATTCGAAAGTGTGTCACGGTTAATGAGGATTGAAATGGGCCGTGATATAATGGAGAATCGGTTGACAGAGATATCAGCGGAATTGGAGAAAGAGACGAAAAGTCTGTCGGAAAGCAAGGAAAAATTATCCGAGGAGTTGAGGAAACTTCTACATTTAATTCCTTCGTGTATACAACTTTGA
- the LOC143365843 gene encoding ninjurin-A — protein sequence MDRLKHNGDEILYMDDLTDEVSQPLTSKELETVTVGPRRGSLLETDNTNNPRPTSGPEIDDLEPEGRPPIGFDHRGIDDGLLPETPFPRTPQPDFPMFPDNRTPFFPIVPPLQPTPDVNIYQHKKTLAQGMMDLALLSANGNQLRYVLQSGGGHPYFYPSLIMIGASLFLQIAVGIGLIWNSRYNVKDTAQMCKAERANNWTVIGIFLVTILNVLIPAFGVEDGVSVALAAT from the coding sequence ATGGATCGTTTGAAACACAACGGTGATGAGATTCTGTACATGGATGATCTCACGGACGAGGTGTCGCAACCGTTGACGTCCAAGGAACTGGAAACCGTTACCGTTGGACCTCGACGGGGTTCTCTGCTGGAGACGGACAACACGAACAACCCTCGGCCAACCTCTGGACCGGAAATCGACGATCTCGAGCCGGAAGGAAGACCGCCGATCGGGTTCGATCACCGTGGGATAGACGATGGCTTGCTTCCAGAGACGCCATTTCCTCGGACGCCGCAGCCGGATTTTCCCATGTTTCCCGATAACAGAACTCCATTTTTCCCGATAGTGCCTCCGCTCCAGCCCACCCCCGACGTCAACATTTACCAGCACAAGAAGACGCTAGCCCAAGGGATGATGGATCTTGCTCTCCTGTCCGCGAACGGCAATCAGTTGCGTTACGTTCTACAGTCCGGCGGAGGTCATCCGTACTTCTATCCGTCGTTGATCATGATAGGCGCCAGTCTATTTCTGCAGATCGCAGTGGGGATTGGTCTGATATGGAACAGCAGATACAACGTGAAAGACACCGCTCAAATGTGCAAAGCTGAACGAGCGAATAACTGGACAGTGATCGGCATATTTCTAGTGACTATTCTGAACGTGTTGATTCCGGCGTTCGGGGTGGAGGATGGTGTGTCGGTAGCTCTTGCCGCGACATAG